In Quercus lobata isolate SW786 chromosome 12, ValleyOak3.0 Primary Assembly, whole genome shotgun sequence, a genomic segment contains:
- the LOC115969962 gene encoding BAG family molecular chaperone regulator 1-like, which translates to MKPMKSKNIDSMFSNSVGGGGNQNVEEWEIRPGGMLVQKRDMNQGTVSIPTIKVRVKYGSLCHEIQISSQASFGDLKKMLAELTGLHPLDQKLIYKNKERVSKAYLDAARVKDGSKIELVEDIVSRERRCVEMLKNSKVEKASKSLAEISLEVDKIAGQVTALEAKVSRGGKVTKMDVESLTEMLMTKLVKLDEIVSVEGDFKLQRKAQVRRVQKHIETLDKMKLHYSKPGSSGGNIPWQQQQANSSKQMSVPMQKHHVQMRQMESKGQMQGLQQQQPLRHSESFVVTTQWETFE; encoded by the exons ATGAAGCCAATGAAGTCAAAGAATATTGACAGCATGTTTTCCAACTCTGTCGGTGGTGGAGGCAATCAGAATGTTGAGGAATGGGAAATTAGGCCAGGAGGAATGTTGGTGCAGAAGCGTGATATGAATCAAGGCACTGTTTCAATTCCCACAATTAAAGTTAGAGTGAAGTATGGCTCTTTGTGCCATGAAATTCAAATAAGTTCCCAAGCAAGCTTTG GGGATTTGAAGAAAATGTTGGCAGAACTTACTGGCTTGCACCCTCTTGATCAGAAGCTGATATACAAGAACAAGGAGAGAGTATCCAAAGCATATCTTGATGCGGCAAGAGTGAAAGATGGATCCAAAATCGAGCTTGTTGAGGACATTGTAAGTAGAGAAAGAAGGTGCGTTGAgatgctaaaaaattcaaaggtTGAAAAGGCCTCAAAATCCTTGGCAGAAATCAGTTTGGAAGTGGACAAAATTGCAGGGCAG GTCACTGCTTTGGAAGCCAAAGTTTCTAGAGGTGGGAAAGTCACAAAAATGGATGTGGAGAGTTTGACTGAAATGTTGATGACAAAGTTAGTTAAGTTGGATGAAATTGTTAGTGTTGAGGGAGATTTTAAATTGCAGAGAAAGGCGCAG GTGAGGAGAGTTCAGAAGCACATCGAAACTCTCGATAAAATGAAGTTGCATTATTCAAAGCCTGGCAGCAGTGGAGGTAATATCCCATGGCAGCAACAACAAGCAAATTCATCCAAGCAAATGTCTGTACCAATGCAAAAGCATCATGTGCAAATGAGGCAGATGGAGTCTAAAGGGCAAATGCAAGGGCTGCAGCAGCAGCAACCATTGCGGCATTCTGAATCATTTGTGGTAACAACTCAATGGGAAACTTTTGAGTAA